The DNA region CTTGATCAGCAAAAAGAGTATATAGCTCTTCGGGAATGTGCCATTTTGGGAATTCCTACTATTTCTTTAGTCGATACAAATTGTGACCCGGATCTCGCGAATATATCGATTCCAGCCAACGATGACACTATGACTTCAATTCGATTGATTCTTAACAAATTAGTATTTTCAATTTGTGAGGGCCGTTCTCTCTATATAAGAAATCGTTGATTAAGAATATATAGTGAATTCTTGGACAACTGCGTAGATTTATGGAATGACTTACTATATCTTTTTTTGCATAGAATTTGTTTTGCATAGAAAAAAGAAggggaatattgatatatattagAGGGTATTGATATATATTATGATCTGATGTGCTTTCTTGGTATCCTAAATATCAAATTAATAGTTCAAGTTGCTGAGTTGAGAAAGAGATGGTTGAATCAAAAGAATTCCTTTTTTGAAGTTCAATTTTTATCAGAGGACAATATGAAtattataccttgttccattaaaacaCTCAAGGGGTTATACGATATATCGGGTGTAGAAGTAGGCCAACACTTCTATTGGCAAATAGGAGGTTTTCAAATTCATGCCCAGGTACTCATCACTTCTTGGGTCGTAATTACTATCTTGCTAGGTTCAGTTGTCATAGCTGTTCGGAATCCACAAACCATCCCGACCGACGGGcagaatttttttgaatatgtCCTTGAGTTTATTCGAGACTTGAGCAAAACTCAGATTGGAGAAGAATATGGTCCCTGGGTTCCCTTTATTGGAACtatgttcctttttatttttgtttcaaatTGGTCGGGTGCTCTTTTACCTTGGAAAATTATAGAGTTACCCCATGGGGAATTAGCAGCGCCCACGAATGATATAAATACTACTGTTGCTTTAGCTTTACTCACGTCAGCGGCATATTTTTATGCTGGTCTTAGCAAAAAAGGATTGAGCTATTTCGAGAAATATATTAAACCAACCCCAATCCTTTTACCAATTAACATCCTAGAAGATTTCACAAAACCATTATCGCTTAGCTTTCGACTTTTCGGGAATATATTGGCGGATGAAttagtcgttgttgttcttgtttctttAGTCCCCTTAGTAATCCCTATACCGGTCATGTTTCTTGGATTATTTACAAGCGGTATTCAAGCTCTTATTTTTGCAACATTAGCCGCAGCCTATATAGGTGAATCCATGGAGGGTCATCATTGAATTGACTAGTTTTGGAATATAGTATTTTTTTTTTCAGCTTAGCTCAATTCATGCATGGTTCCAGATAATCTGCTTGGTTGCAATAGTTAGAAATGCGTATGAATATATAGCCTAGAGTTGTAGGAGAGAGAATAGAATAGACTATATTATGGAATTTTCAAAGTATATATGCATTAAGGAGGGTGGAGTCAGGCTAGATCTATACTATAATAAATATCCTTAATATCTATAAGTGGAGTCCTCTTTTATGCGGGTTTCCACTTTAAGCAATGATTTTAGAATCCGATTCAATAGAAAATGAGAAAATATGCAAACAAAATAGAAGAAACAAATGTATATAGGATATTGATATTATATTATATATTCCTAGGTTAGATTCATTATCTAATCCGATATATGGATATAGAATTCCCTTCTATGTAGTTCGGACAATTCACATTTCAATTTGATTTCAATTTGTACTTTTTAGTTACTTTACTTCTCCCCAATAGAGCTTAGAAGTAAGAATTTTTTGGTTGATTGTATCCTTAaccatttctttttttttgacacgaggaACTACTCACCATGAATCCACTaattgctgctgcttctgttatTGCTGCTGGATTGGCCGTAGGGCTTGCTTCTATTGGACCTGGAGTTGGTCAAGGTACTGCTGCAGGACAAGCTGTAGAAGGTATTGCGAGACAGCCAGAAGCAGAAGGTAAAATACGAGGTACTTTATTGCTTAGTCTAGCTTTTATGGAAGCTTTAACAATTTATGGACTAGTTGTGGCACTAGCGCTTTTATTTGCGAACCCTTTTGTTTAATCCTAAAAAAAAAAGTTCTTTCGATTTCGATTAgatacttttttctttttttagtaaATTGGTATTTGCTTCCGCAATTCCAATTATATCAATACTTTATTTAATTTACTCCTATTTATTACTCCTGGAATTATCTATTTATCGGGACAGATAATACCGCATTCTAGGAAGGGCTGAGTTGAGTATGATTAATTTAGAAGATATGCTCGCCTTCTTATTTCCCGTCCTTAGTTTAGGAAAGTGGaaagttttttccttttattttaggaATTTTGGGAACGGAACATTTCAACAAAGGAAGCCTTTCACCGGTCAAACAAGACCTAAGACTTAATCTAAAAGAAATTACTAGATTGAATCTATTTGCATTAAAAAAACCGATCAAAAAAGGGCGAGCGAAGTAAGTGATCGAAAAACTTTGTTCTTTGTTCGTCCTATCTATAAGAGGAGAGCATATGAAAAATGTAACCCATTCTTTCGTTTTTTTAGCTCACTGGCCATCCGCTGGCAGTTTCGGGCTTAATACCGATATTTTAGCAACAAATCTAATAAATCTAACT from Hordeum vulgare subsp. vulgare unplaced genomic scaffold, MorexV3_pseudomolecules_assembly, whole genome shotgun sequence includes:
- the LOC123420114 gene encoding ATP synthase subunit a, chloroplastic; protein product: MCFLGILNIKLIVQVAELRKRWLNQKNSFFEVQFLSEDNMNIIPCSIKTLKGLYDISGVEVGQHFYWQIGGFQIHAQVLITSWVVITILLGSVVIAVRNPQTIPTDGQNFFEYVLEFIRDLSKTQIGEEYGPWVPFIGTMFLFIFVSNWSGALLPWKIIELPHGELAAPTNDINTTVALALLTSAAYFYAGLSKKGLSYFEKYIKPTPILLPINILEDFTKPLSLSFRLFGNILADELVVVVLVSLVPLVIPIPVMFLGLFTSGIQALIFATLAAAYIGESMEGHH